Proteins encoded in a region of the Mycolicibacterium neoaurum genome:
- a CDS encoding heavy metal translocating P-type ATPase, with translation MTGVEHSERLVGAQRRRSAWSLESVRWAAGALALFVAGLILQLGGAPQIIWWAAYLACYLAGGWQSAVDGLNALGRRRLDVDLLMVLAALGAAAIGQVFDGALLIVIFATSGALEDVATRRTEDSVRALLDLAPERAVRLERGVETEVPVSELRVGDRILVRPGERVSADATVLDGASDVDQAGITGEPLPVAVHVGDEIFAGTLNGTGALRAEVIRDPSDSVVARIVAMVGQASATKARTQLFIEKIEQRYSMVMVGATLALFTVPLLFGADLRSALLRAMTFMIVASPCALVLATMPALLSAIATAGRHGVLVKSAVVMERLATVQAVAFDKTGTLTTGRPRVIGEPPETVLALAAAAEQLSEHPLGRAIVAAAHERALPIASVTRFRALPGRGVSALVGGRHVEVISPAALDCPVPGSVAELESSGATAVVVAVDGECAGVIGLRDTVRQGAADVVTDLHRSTGRPPLLLTGDNHCAAQRLGNELGMEVRAELLPDQKVDAVRARAERVLVVGDGVNDAPAMAAAHVSIAMGRSGSDVTLQTADAITVRDDLATVPAALALARRTRRVVIANLVIAASFIAVLVVWDLFWHLPLPLGVAGHEGSTIIVALNGLRLLRDKAWFTVIRHSRGDAEKRCRA, from the coding sequence ATGACCGGGGTGGAGCATTCGGAAAGGCTGGTCGGCGCCCAGCGGCGCCGCTCGGCGTGGTCGCTGGAGTCGGTGCGCTGGGCGGCGGGGGCGCTCGCGCTCTTCGTCGCCGGGCTGATACTGCAACTAGGCGGTGCACCTCAAATCATTTGGTGGGCAGCCTATCTGGCGTGTTACCTGGCCGGTGGTTGGCAGTCGGCCGTTGACGGGCTCAATGCGCTCGGGCGGCGCAGGCTCGACGTGGACTTACTGATGGTGCTGGCTGCCCTCGGGGCGGCGGCCATCGGCCAGGTCTTCGACGGTGCGCTGTTGATCGTCATCTTCGCGACCTCCGGTGCGCTGGAGGACGTCGCCACCCGGCGCACCGAGGACTCGGTGCGGGCCCTGCTCGACCTCGCTCCCGAGCGCGCCGTGCGCCTAGAGCGTGGTGTCGAGACCGAGGTGCCGGTCTCGGAGCTCCGGGTCGGGGATCGGATTCTGGTCCGGCCCGGCGAACGGGTCTCCGCCGATGCCACGGTGCTCGACGGTGCCAGTGATGTCGATCAGGCCGGTATCACCGGCGAACCGTTGCCGGTGGCGGTGCACGTCGGCGACGAGATCTTTGCGGGCACGCTGAACGGCACGGGTGCCCTGCGCGCCGAGGTGATCCGCGATCCGTCCGACAGCGTGGTGGCGCGCATCGTGGCGATGGTGGGCCAGGCCTCGGCGACCAAGGCCCGCACACAGCTGTTCATCGAGAAGATCGAACAGCGGTATTCGATGGTCATGGTCGGGGCCACCCTCGCGTTGTTCACCGTCCCGCTGCTGTTCGGTGCGGATCTGCGCAGCGCGCTGCTGCGGGCGATGACGTTCATGATCGTGGCCTCCCCGTGCGCGCTGGTGCTGGCGACCATGCCGGCGCTGCTATCGGCCATCGCCACTGCGGGCCGGCACGGGGTGCTGGTGAAATCTGCCGTGGTGATGGAGCGGCTGGCCACCGTCCAGGCCGTGGCCTTCGACAAGACCGGAACGCTGACCACCGGCCGTCCAAGGGTGATCGGCGAGCCACCGGAGACGGTGCTCGCGCTCGCGGCGGCCGCCGAGCAACTCAGCGAGCACCCTCTGGGTAGGGCCATCGTGGCAGCGGCGCACGAACGGGCACTGCCGATCGCGTCGGTGACCCGGTTCCGCGCGCTCCCGGGTCGCGGTGTCAGTGCGCTGGTGGGCGGGCGGCACGTGGAGGTGATCAGCCCGGCCGCGCTTGACTGCCCGGTGCCCGGCTCGGTGGCCGAACTGGAGTCCTCGGGTGCCACCGCGGTGGTGGTGGCCGTCGACGGTGAGTGTGCCGGGGTGATCGGATTGCGCGACACGGTGCGCCAGGGTGCCGCCGATGTCGTCACCGATCTGCATCGGTCCACCGGGCGTCCGCCGCTGCTGCTGACCGGTGACAACCATTGTGCCGCCCAACGACTGGGCAATGAACTCGGTATGGAGGTTCGTGCCGAGTTACTTCCCGACCAGAAGGTCGACGCGGTGCGCGCACGTGCCGAGCGGGTGCTGGTCGTCGGCGACGGTGTCAACGATGCTCCGGCCATGGCGGCAGCGCATGTCTCGATTGCCATGGGCCGCAGCGGTTCCGATGTCACGCTACAGACCGCCGACGCGATCACGGTGCGTGATGACCTGGCGACCGTCCCCGCCGCACTGGCGCTGGCCCGGCGGACGCGACGCGTGGTGATCGCCAATCTCGTCATCGCCGCGAGTTTCATTGCGGTACTCGTGGTGTGGGACCTGTTCTGGCATCTACCGCTGCCACTGGGTGTCGCCGGTCACGAGGGATCCACCATCATCGTCGCTCTCAATGGACTGCGGCTGCTCCGAGACAAGGCCTGGTTCACGGTGATTCGTCACTCACGAGGTGATGCCGAAAAGCGCTGTCGCGCCTGA
- a CDS encoding MPT63 family protein — MKTTSIGAAFAAAAIAAAGAITAFTAPAAIADDHSAVTTTHLGSQAQLHDGNIVQGWTVTGLKVSTDVIPAQIHGTLWEATATDEALQGNATPIVSNLNARARNGETYRALWGVATPQGVNPSTLAQGQKTTGKVYFDVTGEAPDSVVYANSAADLIVWVTPPPAASTGTGSGGSARSYQAPAAAEAAESTTGTETPAPGEPGAETTSTPATAAPTTAPAGSQGTPLPAGAPETAPAAAGSQGTPLPADQPGLTPAGVQAEPVPGAAAAAAVPGAPAPAAVPGAPAPAAPAPGAVPAAAPAPAEGAAPAPAEAGSQGTPLPAGAAPTTTPVMAPPA; from the coding sequence GTGAAGACCACGAGCATTGGCGCCGCGTTTGCGGCCGCCGCCATAGCCGCCGCCGGGGCGATCACCGCCTTCACCGCGCCGGCCGCCATCGCCGACGATCACAGCGCCGTCACCACGACCCATCTGGGTAGCCAGGCGCAGCTGCACGACGGCAACATCGTCCAGGGCTGGACCGTCACCGGCCTCAAGGTCAGCACCGACGTCATCCCCGCCCAGATCCACGGCACCTTGTGGGAAGCGACCGCGACCGACGAGGCGCTGCAGGGCAACGCCACCCCGATCGTGTCGAACCTCAACGCCCGCGCCCGCAACGGTGAGACCTACCGCGCGCTGTGGGGCGTCGCGACTCCGCAAGGCGTCAACCCGTCCACCTTGGCCCAGGGCCAGAAGACCACCGGCAAGGTGTACTTCGACGTCACCGGTGAGGCACCCGACAGCGTGGTCTACGCCAACAGTGCTGCCGACCTGATCGTGTGGGTCACCCCGCCGCCGGCGGCCAGCACGGGCACCGGATCCGGTGGCAGCGCGCGCAGCTACCAGGCACCGGCCGCGGCCGAGGCCGCCGAGTCGACCACCGGCACCGAGACCCCGGCACCGGGCGAGCCGGGTGCCGAGACGACCTCCACCCCGGCCACCGCGGCGCCGACCACCGCCCCGGCAGGCAGCCAGGGCACCCCGCTGCCCGCCGGTGCTCCCGAGACCGCTCCGGCTGCCGCCGGCAGCCAGGGCACTCCGCTGCCCGCGGATCAGCCCGGGCTGACGCCGGCCGGTGTCCAGGCCGAACCCGTTCCCGGCGCCGCCGCCGCAGCGGCCGTGCCCGGTGCCCCCGCTCCGGCGGCGGTTCCCGGCGCCCCGGCACCCGCCGCCCCGGCTCCCGGCGCCGTTCCGGCCGCTGCTCCGGCACCTGCCGAGGGCGCGGCTCCCGCGCCCGCCGAGGCCGGCAGCCAGGGCACCCCGCTCCCGGCCGGCGCCGCGCCGACCACCACCCCGGTGATGGCACCGCCCGCCTGA
- a CDS encoding iron ABC transporter substrate-binding protein has protein sequence MSVKRFRLAAKASALAGAAVLAVALTSCGSDSGQSEGAQAGAGDQLVVYSGRSEDLVGPLLERFTEATGIGVEVRYAGSGELAAQLITEGDASPADVFLSQDAGALGAVSAAGLFAPIEAETLAAVPAAYSAADGTWVGVSGRARVLTYNPELAPAVPDTIDGLLDPQWRGKIGYAPSNASWQSFVTGLRVLRGEQGAKDWLEAFAAQEPRAFEGNGPMRDAINSGELPMGLTNHYYLYELIDSTSADDVVAKNQYMAAGDPGGLVNVAGVGVLKSAPHAEQANEFAAYLVGTAAQEYFATETAEYPLVEGVTPSAALPPLAQLQPPAVDLSQLDDVETTQELLVETGLLTN, from the coding sequence ATGTCGGTGAAGAGATTTCGTTTGGCCGCCAAAGCCTCTGCGCTGGCCGGAGCCGCCGTGCTCGCCGTGGCGCTGACCTCATGTGGGTCGGACTCCGGGCAGTCCGAAGGTGCGCAGGCCGGCGCGGGCGATCAGCTGGTGGTGTACTCGGGTCGCAGTGAGGATCTGGTCGGCCCGCTGCTGGAACGCTTCACCGAGGCCACCGGGATCGGTGTCGAGGTGCGCTACGCCGGATCCGGAGAGCTTGCCGCACAGCTGATCACCGAGGGCGACGCGTCACCGGCCGATGTGTTCCTGTCCCAGGATGCCGGTGCGTTGGGGGCGGTGTCGGCGGCCGGACTGTTCGCGCCCATCGAAGCCGAGACGTTGGCGGCGGTGCCCGCGGCGTACTCGGCAGCCGACGGGACGTGGGTCGGGGTGTCGGGCCGCGCGCGCGTTCTCACCTACAACCCGGAACTTGCTCCCGCCGTGCCGGATACGATCGACGGCCTGCTCGACCCGCAGTGGCGAGGCAAGATCGGCTATGCGCCGAGCAACGCATCATGGCAGTCGTTCGTCACCGGCCTGCGGGTCCTGCGCGGTGAGCAGGGCGCCAAGGACTGGCTGGAGGCCTTTGCGGCCCAGGAGCCGCGCGCGTTCGAGGGCAACGGTCCGATGCGCGACGCGATCAACTCCGGTGAGCTGCCGATGGGTCTGACCAATCACTATTACCTCTACGAGCTGATCGACAGCACCTCCGCCGACGACGTCGTCGCCAAGAACCAGTACATGGCTGCCGGAGATCCGGGCGGACTGGTGAACGTGGCCGGGGTCGGCGTGCTGAAGTCCGCGCCGCACGCCGAGCAGGCCAACGAATTCGCCGCCTACCTCGTCGGCACCGCCGCGCAGGAGTATTTCGCGACCGAGACCGCCGAATACCCGTTGGTCGAGGGCGTCACGCCCAGCGCGGCGCTGCCCCCGCTGGCCCAATTGCAGCCTCCCGCCGTCGATCTCTCGCAACTCGACGATGTCGAGACGACACAGGAGCTGCTGGTCGAGACCGGGCTGCTCACCAACTGA
- a CDS encoding TIGR03086 family metal-binding protein has protein sequence MTDSSVAETYASLADGMAGVIASVPPQRWDAASPCEGWSARDVLAHLVDTQREFFERHEVALPLRPDLADPVAAWSAHTAAIREILADPQVPARTFDGHFGPTTIGETLLQFYGFDLIAHRWDIAAATESGYRFTDGELDRLEDGIAAFGDAIRMEGVCGPAVEVGPDADRQSRVLAVLGRHG, from the coding sequence ATGACGGATTCGAGTGTGGCAGAAACCTACGCGAGCCTGGCCGACGGGATGGCCGGCGTGATCGCCTCGGTTCCCCCGCAGCGATGGGACGCCGCGAGCCCGTGCGAGGGCTGGTCGGCACGCGATGTTCTCGCCCATCTGGTCGACACCCAGCGCGAGTTCTTCGAGCGTCACGAAGTCGCACTGCCGCTGCGACCGGACCTTGCCGATCCGGTGGCCGCCTGGTCCGCACACACCGCCGCGATCCGCGAGATCCTGGCCGATCCGCAGGTACCCGCGCGCACCTTCGACGGCCATTTCGGTCCGACCACCATCGGCGAGACCCTGCTGCAGTTCTACGGTTTCGACCTGATCGCGCACCGCTGGGATATCGCCGCGGCGACCGAGTCCGGCTACCGCTTCACCGACGGCGAACTGGATCGGTTGGAGGACGGCATCGCCGCATTCGGTGATGCCATCCGCATGGAGGGTGTCTGCGGTCCAGCCGTCGAGGTCGGCCCCGACGCGGATCGGCAGAGCCGGGTGCTCGCGGTGCTGGGCCGGCACGGCTGA
- a CDS encoding ABC transporter permease has product MTLVAAAAVVVAGLLLPLWYLAQRANERGLGFVARELIQPRTAALVGRSALLVVVVTVACVVLGVGFAVLIRRTDIPARRALTIALTLPLAMPSYLLSYLWVSTAPGIAGFWGAVLVLTLVSYPLIMMPTLAALARSDPAQEEVARSLGLNGFAVLSRVTLRQARAAIAAGALLVALYVLSDFGAVAAMRYEAFTWVIYGSYRSGFNPARAAVLSLVLLVLAVALVLAEHRARGRAAASRIGSGAPRPAPVNRLGRWKVVAWLPVAVVLTAALIVPFVALGEWLLAGGVRFDAQRWWAALGATVWLSGVAAVVCTAAALPLGVLAARYRTRTTRMLEGAAYLSHGLPSIVVAIAMVSVGVLLLRPIYQREPLLILAYAVLFVPLAVGSIRSAVEAAPIRLEEVARSLGRSPLSAFCTVTARGAAPAVAAGAALVLLTCMKELPVTLLLHPTGTSTLATQLWGHSFVSDYAAAAPYAAALLVFAAIPTAVLGLWSANIGTGDGRD; this is encoded by the coding sequence CTGACACTGGTGGCCGCGGCCGCCGTCGTCGTGGCCGGGCTGCTGTTGCCACTGTGGTATCTGGCTCAACGCGCCAACGAGCGCGGTCTCGGATTCGTTGCCCGCGAACTGATCCAGCCGCGCACCGCGGCACTGGTGGGGCGGTCGGCGTTGTTGGTGGTGGTGGTCACCGTCGCCTGTGTGGTGCTCGGCGTCGGATTCGCGGTGCTGATCCGGCGCACCGATATCCCGGCCCGCCGAGCGCTGACGATCGCCCTGACGTTGCCGTTGGCCATGCCGAGTTATCTGCTGAGCTATCTGTGGGTGTCCACCGCCCCCGGTATCGCCGGTTTCTGGGGCGCCGTACTGGTCCTGACGCTGGTGAGCTATCCGCTGATCATGATGCCCACCCTGGCCGCGCTGGCCCGTAGCGACCCGGCTCAGGAAGAGGTGGCGAGATCGTTGGGGCTCAACGGTTTTGCCGTGCTGAGTCGGGTCACCCTTCGGCAGGCGCGTGCGGCCATCGCCGCGGGTGCACTGCTGGTGGCGCTCTACGTCCTGAGTGACTTCGGTGCGGTCGCCGCGATGCGGTACGAGGCGTTCACCTGGGTCATCTACGGGTCCTACCGGTCGGGATTCAATCCGGCCAGGGCGGCGGTGCTGTCGCTGGTGTTGTTGGTCCTCGCGGTCGCACTGGTGCTGGCCGAGCACCGGGCGCGTGGCCGGGCGGCGGCGTCGCGGATCGGGTCGGGCGCGCCGCGGCCGGCGCCGGTCAATCGGCTCGGGCGCTGGAAGGTGGTCGCGTGGTTACCGGTGGCGGTGGTGCTGACCGCGGCCTTGATCGTCCCGTTCGTCGCGCTGGGGGAATGGTTGCTCGCCGGTGGCGTGCGCTTCGACGCGCAGCGGTGGTGGGCGGCACTCGGCGCGACGGTCTGGTTGTCCGGCGTCGCCGCGGTGGTGTGCACCGCGGCCGCCTTACCGCTCGGCGTGCTCGCCGCGCGGTACCGCACCCGCACCACCCGGATGCTGGAGGGAGCGGCCTATCTGTCCCACGGGCTGCCCTCGATCGTCGTGGCGATCGCGATGGTCTCGGTCGGGGTGTTGTTGCTGCGCCCCATCTATCAGCGCGAGCCGCTGCTGATCCTCGCCTACGCCGTGTTGTTCGTGCCGCTGGCCGTCGGGTCAATCCGCTCGGCGGTGGAAGCCGCACCCATTCGGCTGGAAGAGGTGGCCCGATCGCTGGGCCGCAGCCCCCTGTCCGCGTTCTGCACCGTCACCGCCCGCGGCGCGGCACCCGCCGTCGCAGCCGGTGCCGCCCTGGTGCTGCTGACCTGTATGAAGGAGCTTCCCGTCACCCTGCTCTTGCATCCCACCGGGACCAGCACACTGGCCACCCAGTTGTGGGGACACAGCTTCGTCAGCGATTACGCGGCCGCCGCACCGTATGCCGCCGCGCTGCTGGTGTTCGCCGCCATCCCCACCGCCGTCCTCGGTCTGTGGAGCGCCAACATCGGTACCGGAGATGGCCGTGACTGA
- a CDS encoding ABC transporter ATP-binding protein, whose amino-acid sequence MAVTEQATGSPSGIRVEGVTKHFADRIVLDGIDLEVANGHITAVLGPSGCGKTTLLRIIAGFEEPDGGAVSVGGVPVVGAGTGRRDGSVPAHRRRVGLMPQEGALFPQLSVGRNVTFGLDRARRSDTAIAEHWLGVVGLDGFADARPHQLSGGQQQRVALARALAAEPSVLLLDEPFAALDAGLRIRVREEIATILRSTRTTALLVTHDQSEALSLADSVALLIAGRVAQHGPPAQLYDRPANLEVARFVGGTVELDGDIRGGMLTCALGTHRPQVAPPDGPVTVVVRPERVHVVDPADGAQATVTECRFYGAELGVHVVLGDGTALMLRLPATRSWSAGQRVGLAVDGPVLAYPR is encoded by the coding sequence ATGGCCGTGACTGAGCAGGCGACCGGATCACCCAGTGGCATCAGGGTCGAGGGTGTCACCAAACACTTCGCGGATCGCATCGTTTTGGACGGGATCGATCTGGAGGTGGCGAACGGCCACATCACCGCGGTTCTCGGGCCGTCGGGATGCGGTAAGACCACGCTGTTGCGCATCATCGCCGGATTCGAGGAACCCGACGGCGGTGCGGTGAGCGTGGGCGGTGTGCCGGTGGTGGGTGCGGGCACCGGCCGTCGGGACGGCTCGGTACCCGCACACCGCAGGCGGGTGGGACTGATGCCGCAGGAGGGTGCGCTGTTCCCGCAGCTGAGTGTGGGGCGAAATGTCACCTTCGGCCTGGACCGTGCGCGCCGATCCGATACCGCCATCGCCGAACACTGGCTGGGTGTGGTCGGCCTGGACGGCTTCGCCGATGCTCGGCCACATCAGCTCTCCGGCGGCCAGCAGCAGCGCGTGGCGCTGGCGCGCGCGTTGGCCGCAGAACCCAGCGTGCTGCTGCTCGACGAGCCGTTCGCCGCACTCGACGCCGGGCTGCGGATACGCGTCCGCGAGGAGATCGCGACAATTCTGCGCTCGACACGGACCACCGCGCTGCTGGTGACCCACGATCAGTCCGAGGCACTCTCGCTCGCCGACTCGGTGGCGTTGCTGATCGCCGGGCGGGTGGCCCAGCACGGGCCACCGGCGCAACTGTATGACCGGCCGGCGAACCTCGAGGTGGCCCGATTCGTCGGAGGCACCGTCGAGCTCGACGGCGATATCCGCGGCGGCATGCTCACTTGCGCCTTGGGCACCCACCGGCCGCAGGTCGCACCGCCCGATGGGCCGGTCACGGTGGTGGTGCGCCCCGAACGGGTGCACGTCGTTGATCCCGCCGACGGTGCGCAGGCCACGGTGACCGAATGTCGTTTCTACGGAGCAGAACTCGGTGTACACGTGGTGCTGGGCGACGGGACCGCACTGATGTTGCGGCTGCCTGCCACCCGAAGCTGGTCGGCCGGACAACGCGTCGGACTCGCGGTGGACGGGCCGGTGCTGGCCTATCCGAGGTGA
- a CDS encoding metalloregulator ArsR/SmtB family transcription factor — MGHGVEGRTPPVASLDATSAAKVAETLQALASPNRLLILTRLRQAPCTVTELSGAVGMEQSAVSNQLRLLRALGLVAGDRAGRNIIYRLYDAHVAQLLDEAVYHIEHLRLGARDDTA, encoded by the coding sequence ATGGGACACGGAGTCGAGGGACGCACACCGCCGGTGGCATCGCTCGACGCCACGTCCGCGGCCAAGGTCGCCGAGACACTGCAGGCGCTGGCCTCCCCCAACCGACTGCTGATCCTCACCCGGCTGCGCCAGGCACCCTGCACGGTGACCGAACTGTCCGGCGCCGTCGGCATGGAGCAATCGGCGGTGTCCAATCAGCTGCGCCTGCTGCGTGCGCTGGGCCTGGTCGCCGGTGACCGCGCCGGGCGCAACATCATCTACCGGCTCTACGACGCACACGTGGCACAGCTCCTCGACGAGGCCGTCTACCACATCGAGCACCTCCGCCTCGGCGCCCGCGACGACACCGCCTGA
- a CDS encoding propionyl-CoA synthetase: protein MEGTNADAATLRPISAKHAWGYTGPVRGFRPLQPRCNVTQITVLPMSGYRAIFDASISDPETFWADAAKAVTWTREPHRVLDDSNPPFYRWFPDGELNTCANALDRHIDERGDQAALIYDSPVTGTKRTYTYRELLEATARFAGVLKGLGVAKGDRVVIYMPMVPEAVIAMLACARLGAVHSVVFGGFAGHELATRIDDARPTVVVSASCGIEPTRTVEYKPMLDTALELAEHSTPKCVILQREQHPCELVEGRDIDWAEAMAKAEPADPVPVAATDPLYVLYTSGTTGKPKGIVRDNGGHAVALLWTMRNIYDLNPGEVFWAASDVGWVVGHSYIVYAPLLFGATTVLYEGKPVGTPDAGAFWRVAAEHKVKALFTAPTAIRAIKKEDPDARHLGDYDLSGLKYLFQAGERLDPGTYEWASDKLGIPIIDHWWQTETGWAIAADPMGIEQLPVKPGSATVPMPGYDVRVVRPDGSECDAGEEGSIVVKLPLPPGTLPTLWGEDDRFVSSYLRAFDGYYLTGDGGHIDSDGYLFVVGRTDDVINVAGHRMSTGSIEAVLATHPAVAECAVIGVADDLKGQVPRALVVLKSGFSADGLDTELVEAVRNDIGAVASFKLVDVVAALPKTRSGKILRKTMRGIADGKDEPVPSTIEDPSVLEALKQTLRPHLG, encoded by the coding sequence GTGGAAGGCACCAACGCCGATGCCGCGACCCTCAGGCCGATCTCGGCCAAGCATGCGTGGGGGTATACCGGACCCGTACGCGGTTTCCGACCGTTGCAACCACGTTGCAACGTGACTCAGATTACGGTTCTCCCCATGTCCGGATACCGCGCGATCTTTGACGCCTCCATCTCCGACCCGGAGACGTTCTGGGCCGACGCCGCCAAGGCCGTCACCTGGACCAGGGAACCGCACCGTGTGCTCGACGACAGCAATCCGCCGTTCTACCGGTGGTTTCCCGACGGTGAGCTCAATACCTGCGCCAACGCGCTGGATCGACACATCGACGAACGCGGTGACCAGGCCGCGCTGATCTACGACTCCCCGGTCACCGGGACCAAGCGGACATACACCTACCGCGAGTTGCTCGAGGCGACCGCGCGGTTCGCCGGTGTGCTCAAGGGACTCGGCGTCGCCAAGGGCGACCGGGTGGTCATCTACATGCCGATGGTGCCCGAAGCGGTCATCGCCATGTTGGCCTGCGCACGGCTCGGCGCCGTGCACTCGGTGGTGTTCGGCGGGTTCGCCGGCCATGAGCTCGCGACCCGCATCGACGATGCCCGGCCGACCGTGGTGGTGTCGGCCTCCTGCGGTATCGAGCCGACCCGCACCGTCGAGTACAAGCCGATGCTGGATACCGCGCTGGAGCTGGCCGAGCACTCCACCCCCAAATGCGTGATCCTGCAGCGCGAGCAGCATCCGTGCGAGCTCGTCGAGGGCCGCGATATCGACTGGGCTGAGGCCATGGCTAAGGCCGAACCCGCCGACCCGGTCCCGGTGGCCGCCACCGACCCGCTCTACGTGCTCTACACCTCCGGCACCACCGGCAAGCCCAAGGGCATCGTCCGCGACAACGGCGGGCACGCGGTCGCGCTGCTGTGGACCATGCGCAACATCTACGACCTCAACCCCGGCGAGGTGTTCTGGGCCGCCTCCGATGTGGGCTGGGTGGTCGGGCATTCCTACATCGTCTATGCGCCGCTGTTGTTCGGCGCCACAACGGTTCTCTACGAAGGCAAACCGGTCGGCACCCCCGACGCCGGCGCATTCTGGCGGGTGGCCGCCGAGCACAAGGTCAAGGCATTGTTCACCGCGCCGACGGCGATCCGGGCCATCAAGAAGGAGGACCCGGACGCCCGCCATCTCGGCGACTATGACCTGTCCGGGCTGAAGTACCTGTTCCAGGCCGGTGAGCGGTTGGACCCAGGCACCTATGAGTGGGCCTCGGACAAGCTCGGCATCCCGATCATCGACCATTGGTGGCAGACCGAGACCGGCTGGGCGATCGCCGCCGACCCGATGGGCATCGAGCAGTTGCCCGTCAAACCGGGTTCGGCGACCGTGCCGATGCCCGGCTACGACGTCCGGGTGGTGCGTCCCGATGGGTCCGAATGCGATGCGGGCGAAGAGGGTTCGATCGTGGTGAAGCTGCCGCTTCCGCCCGGCACGCTGCCGACGCTGTGGGGTGAGGACGACCGATTCGTCTCGTCCTACCTACGCGCATTCGACGGCTACTACCTGACCGGCGACGGCGGGCACATCGATTCCGACGGCTATCTGTTCGTGGTCGGCCGCACCGATGACGTCATCAACGTAGCGGGCCACCGGATGTCGACGGGGTCCATCGAGGCCGTGCTGGCGACCCACCCGGCGGTCGCCGAATGCGCGGTGATCGGTGTAGCCGACGATCTCAAGGGGCAGGTTCCGCGGGCGCTGGTGGTGCTCAAGTCCGGGTTCAGCGCCGACGGACTCGATACCGAATTGGTCGAGGCGGTCCGCAACGATATCGGTGCGGTCGCGAGCTTCAAGCTCGTGGATGTCGTTGCCGCGCTGCCCAAGACCCGCTCGGGCAAGATCCTGCGCAAGACCATGCGGGGTATCGCCGACGGCAAGGACGAGCCGGTGCCCTCGACCATCGAGGATCCCTCGGTGCTGGAGGCGTTGAAGCAGACGCTGCGGCCTCACCTCGGATAG
- a CDS encoding Ppx/GppA phosphatase family protein, translated as MGVKVGAIDCGTNSIRLLIAEGGPRGLVDTHREMRIVRLGQGVDATGEFAPEALARTESALADYVALMRAHGVDRVRMVATSAARDAGNRDEFFAMTARLLGTVSDGAVAEVITGTEEAELSFRGAVGELDSAGAPFIVVDLGGGSTELVLGDGAGVSASYSANIGCVRIKERCLPADPPTAEQIAAARTVVRAALDEALRAVPVERARTWVGVAGTFTTLAALAHRLPVYDPAAIHLSRTGFGDLSTVCADLLAMSAQQRLELGPMHEGRADVIAGGAIVVQELARVMADRAGIDELVVSEHDILDGIALSIA; from the coding sequence GTGGGCGTGAAGGTCGGCGCGATCGACTGCGGTACCAACTCCATCCGGCTGCTGATCGCCGAGGGCGGTCCACGCGGACTGGTCGACACCCATCGCGAGATGCGCATCGTCCGGCTCGGCCAGGGGGTCGACGCCACCGGTGAATTCGCACCGGAAGCCCTGGCGCGCACCGAGTCCGCACTGGCCGACTATGTCGCGCTCATGCGTGCGCACGGTGTGGACAGGGTACGGATGGTCGCCACATCGGCCGCCCGCGACGCCGGTAACCGCGACGAATTCTTCGCCATGACAGCCCGATTGCTCGGGACCGTCAGCGACGGCGCGGTTGCCGAGGTGATCACCGGGACCGAGGAGGCCGAGCTGTCGTTCAGGGGCGCGGTCGGTGAGCTCGATTCGGCCGGTGCGCCCTTCATCGTCGTCGATCTCGGCGGTGGTTCCACCGAACTCGTTCTCGGTGACGGTGCCGGGGTGAGCGCGTCGTATTCGGCCAATATCGGCTGCGTGCGGATCAAGGAGCGTTGCCTGCCCGCGGACCCGCCCACCGCAGAGCAGATCGCGGCCGCCCGGACCGTGGTGCGCGCAGCGCTGGACGAGGCATTGCGGGCCGTCCCGGTGGAACGGGCGCGCACCTGGGTGGGGGTGGCAGGCACATTCACGACGCTGGCGGCGCTGGCGCATCGATTGCCCGTCTACGATCCGGCGGCGATCCATCTGTCCAGGACGGGTTTTGGTGACCTGTCGACCGTGTGCGCGGACCTGCTCGCGATGAGCGCGCAGCAGCGGCTAGAGCTCGGACCCATGCACGAGGGCCGCGCCGACGTGATCGCCGGCGGGGCGATCGTGGTGCAGGAGCTGGCCCGGGTGATGGCAGACCGAGCCGGAATCGACGAACTGGTGGTCAGCGAGCACGACATCCTGGATGGTATTGCGCTGTCCATCGCCTAG